The following coding sequences lie in one Lolium perenne isolate Kyuss_39 chromosome 2, Kyuss_2.0, whole genome shotgun sequence genomic window:
- the LOC127333544 gene encoding uncharacterized protein isoform X1: MLIVFRGPAWDAGQELHEVRIQVRKHFRPELLNHLSEIVIFDPLSHDQLKKLLACRFCRGCAALDKQLHLTLQTHQEIMSSQ; this comes from the exons ATGCTGATCGTATTTCGTGGACCTGCGTGGGATGCTGggcaggaactccatgaagttcgcaT TCAGGTGAGGAAGCACTTCAGGCCGGAGCTGTTGAACCACCTGAGCGAGATCGTGATCTTTGATCCCTTATCGCATGACCAGCTGAAGAAGTTGCTCGCCTGCAGATTTTGTCGAGGCTGTGCAGCACTGGACAAACAGCTTCATCTGACGCTGCAGACCCATCAG GAAATAATGTCAAGCCAGTGA
- the LOC127333544 gene encoding uncharacterized protein isoform X2, which produces MLIVFRGPAWDAGQELHEVRIQVRKHFRPELLNHLSEIVIFDPLSHDQLKKLLACRFCRGCAALDKQLHLTLQTHQGIN; this is translated from the exons ATGCTGATCGTATTTCGTGGACCTGCGTGGGATGCTGggcaggaactccatgaagttcgcaT TCAGGTGAGGAAGCACTTCAGGCCGGAGCTGTTGAACCACCTGAGCGAGATCGTGATCTTTGATCCCTTATCGCATGACCAGCTGAAGAAGTTGCTCGCCTGCAGATTTTGTCGAGGCTGTGCAGCACTGGACAAACAGCTTCATCTGACGCTGCAGACCCATCAG GGAATAAATTGA